From the genome of Streptomyces spinoverrucosus:
TCGACAGAAAAAGGCGTGACGGGACGGCGGCGACCGATCGAACGTGCGTCAAGGGCAGTGCGAATGCGCCCAGCCCCCCAGCTGCCCCCCGTGCACAGCGGCCCGAGCTTTGCCTTCTGGACTGGGCGGCCTGGGCGGTCTGGGCGGCGAGGAAGGCGCACAACTGCTCACCGACCATGTAGGACACGGTCCTAGTGGCGTTCCCCGGTCGAAAACGGCGGCTGGTTGCAGCACGCAGACAGCCGCCGTTTCAGTTGAAGCTTCAAGGGCACTTTCCCTTGTTCAACAAGTCACGGTGTGTAGACCGTGGGGCGCGGGGCCGTGGCCATGCCGTTGCCGAGGAAGAAGCTCGGGTGCGGGGGCTGGTTGTAGGCAGTATTTTGCCAGGCCAGGGCCACGCGGTACTGGGTGTCGTGCAGCAGGGTGGTGATCCTGGTCGTCGTCTCGTGCGGGGTCGAGTAGATCCGCAGCGCCCGGTTGTCGCTGGTGCGCCAGACGACCTCCTCGCGCCAGTCGCCCAGGATGTCGCCGGAGACGGCCGGGGTGGACTTGGTGCCGTTGTTCGACGAGACGCCGGATCCGGTGAGCAGGCGGGTGTCGGAGGAGGTGCCGTACTTGTCGATGCGGGTGCCGTCGAGGAGCTCGCGGACCGGGTCGGCGTCCCACCAGCTGACGAAGTTGACGCTGGACGGCTCGCGGCCGAGCGAGGCGCCGGTCGCCGAGCGCAGGGTGGTGTCCGAGGCGGACCAGGACTCGGCGCCCGCGGAACCGGCGTGGACGTCGGCGGAGACACCGCGGCCGTTGTCGGCGCCGGACGCGGTCTGCCACAGGATCTGGCCGGTGCGGGCGTCCGCCATCCAGGAGCCGGGCTTGGAGGAGTCCTCGGAGACCTTGAAGTACTCCAGGCCCGAGCGGGCGGGGTTGAGGTCGCCGACGTGACCGGCGTCGCCGTGGCCGAGCTTCGTCGTCCACAGGCCGTTGCCGTTGTCGTCGACGGTCATCGCGCCGTACACGATCTCGTCCCGGCCGTCGGCGTCCACGTCCGCGACGGACAGGCTGTGGTTGCCCTGGCCGTCGTATCCCTTGCCCGCGTTGGTGGAGGAGTTGGTGTCGAAGGTCCAGCGGCGGGTGAAGGACCCGTTGCGCCAGTCCCAGGCGGCGATGACGGTACGCGTGTAGTAGCCGCGTGCCATGACCAGCGACGGCCGGGCGCCGTCCAGGTAGGCGGTTCCGG
Proteins encoded in this window:
- a CDS encoding rhamnogalacturonan lyase, with product MTHPHKHRRRRTTAVLATTTAALTLVGGGLTVLGTDSAEAATARQVEKLDRGVVSVHTGSGNLVGWRWLGTDPDNVSFNVYRAGTKVNSTPITGSTNFFHSGAPSHADYTVRAVVNGVEQGDSVHAVQFRAGYKDVPLTPPAGGTTPDGAAYTYEANDASVADLDGDGALDFVLKWQPTNAKDNSQSGYTGNTIVDGIKLDGTRLWRIDLGRNIRSGAHYTQFQAYDYDGDGSAEVAMKTADGTVDGTGKAIGSASADHRNPSGYVLSGPEFLTMFNGRTGAAMQSVDYVPARGSVSSWGDSYGNRVDRFLAGTAYLDGARPSLVMARGYYTRTVIAAWDWRNGSFTRRWTFDTNSSTNAGKGYDGQGNHSLSVADVDADGRDEIVYGAMTVDDNGNGLWTTKLGHGDAGHVGDLNPARSGLEYFKVSEDSSKPGSWMADARTGQILWQTASGADNGRGVSADVHAGSAGAESWSASDTTLRSATGASLGREPSSVNFVSWWDADPVRELLDGTRIDKYGTSSDTRLLTGSGVSSNNGTKSTPAVSGDILGDWREEVVWRTSDNRALRIYSTPHETTTRITTLLHDTQYRVALAWQNTAYNQPPHPSFFLGNGMATAPRPTVYTP